In Rhodamnia argentea isolate NSW1041297 chromosome 1, ASM2092103v1, whole genome shotgun sequence, the genomic window TCGCCACCAGTGTCTATGCCTGCCGCCGCATGTCCAAGGGCCAGCCCCACCTGGAGGGCCTCCACTTTGCCGCCATCTCCGACGGGTATGACGACGGGTTCAAGCAGGGCGACGACGTGGCCCACTTCATTTCCGAGCTCAAGTGCCGCGGCTCCAAGAAGGTTAAGGACCTCATCGTATCGAGCGTGGACGAGGGCCGCCCCTACGCCTGCTTGGTGTGCAGCTTGCTCATCCCGTGGGCAGCGGAGGCGGCACGTGAGTTCCATGTGCCCTCGGCCCTCCTGTGGATTCAGCCCGCCACGGTGTTGGACATTTACTATTTCTACTTCCACGGCTATGGCGAATTCATAAAAGATAACTGCCTCCACCCTTCATGTTCGTTTGAGTTACCGGGCCTTCCCTACAAGCTCAGTAGCCGCGACTTgccttcatttttggtgccGAACAGCTCGGACGCATACGCTTTCGCGTTGCCGATTTTCAAAGACCAGTTCGACGCACTCAACCAAGAAAACAATCCAAGGATACTGGTGAATACGTTCGACTCGCTAGAGCCAGAGGCCTTGAGAGCGATCGACAGGTACAACGTGGTGGGGATCGGGCCACTGATACCCTCGGCTTTCCTCGATGGGATAGACCCGTCGGACACGTCCTTTGGGGGCGACCTCTTCCCCAAGTCCAAGGACTGCACGGAGTGGCTGGACTCCAAGGCTCCGGCGTCGGTCGTCTACGTGTCGTTCGGGAGCATATCGGTGTTATCGAAGGGGCAGGTGGAGGAGCTCTCCTGCGCGTTGCTCGATTGCGGTCGACCGTTCTTGTGGGTCGTAAGAGCAGAGCAAAACGGGGAGAAAGAGAAGGGTGAGGATAGATTGAGTCGCATGCGGGAGTTGGAAGAGAAAGGAATGATAGTGCCGTGGTGCTCGCAGCTAGAGATGTTGTCGCACCCGTCACTCGGGTGCTTCGTGACGCACTGCGGGTGGAACTCCACCCTCGAGAGCCTAGTGCTTGGCATCCCCACGGTGGCATTCCCGCAGTGGACAGATCAGGGGACGAACGCGAAGCTCGTCGAGGACGTGTGGCAGACCGGGGTCCGCGTGAGGCCAAACGAAGAAAGGTTAGTGGAGGCGGCGGAGATAAGGAGGTGCATGGAGACGGTGATGGGCGATGgggagaggaggaaggaggtaAGAAGGAACGCGGCCAAGTGGAAGGAGTCGGCGAGGGAGGCCGCGAGGGAAGGCGGGTCGTCCGATACGAACTTGAAGGCTTTCATCGAAGAGGTCGGTCGAGGTTGTCGATGCTAAGATTTTGGAAGTTGCTTGCTGTAGCTCGTTTGGTGCTTCGACTGAGAGCAGACAAGTTATGTGTAGGAGCttctcttattattttttttcgcgTTATGAATACTTCTTTccaaccttaccaaaaaaaaaaaaaaaacttctttccATCAATTACTGAAGAGGTTTGATGATGGTAGTAGGTTTGCTGCATGAATTTACTACCGAATAAGTGAAAAATTTGGTGAAAAGACAGCCATTTTATGGATTTACTCCAATACTCAAGTGCACTAAATGTTTTtacaattaggtttttttttttaagtttttacaTTTAGTTGGTGTTCTTATTTGAGGAGACAATATTAGGTAGGTCGGgtttgccacgtcatctctaAGATACTCCAGTTAAACATTGCCATGTGGCAAGATGGGATCCACTTGTCAAATTACTTCCCCTCTCCTCTGAGAAAAAATTAGGTATCATCGCGGAACCACATCAACAATACCCACCACCACACACGTGTCACATGAGCccaactttcaaaaaatttcaaaaaaagaatctctctcttctctctctctctctctctctctctctctctctctctctctctctctcatgatcCCTTTTCCCTTCTCTAATCTTGAGCTCGAGCTACCGCCATTGGTGGCCATGGCGGAGAGCACGATTCGGAGTCTCCGGCAATGGGTCACCGCCAATTGATCCCTATCTCTTTGTGCGCTTCACAAAGATGGCCGAAGCTAAGCTCGAGTGGCCATGGCTATGATGGCTGCAAGTCGAGCTTAAGTAGCCATGGTCGAGGCAGCCTTATCGGTGGCCGCCGAACCCAAAACTAAAGCTCTAGCGTGAGAGGCCGTGGCACCTGCAAACTTGAGAGCCTTCGTCTCTCCCCCTCGTCGTCACCCTcaacttcatcaaggactcGAGCATTCCTCCCTCGCCGACATCGCCGACCGAACCAATCGGATTTAGTTGAACGATGTCGACGACAGCTATGGATGAGCCATGAGCTGCTCGTCCCGAGTCGTGTGCCAATTGTCCATGGAAAGGGGGGTCAGGTGGAGGAGAGATGGGGGGAAATACGGTGTTGCAGAAAACGCCAAGAGATGCGCAAATTCAAGCGCGAGACACTATATATGTGGAAAACACAAAACTGGAAAAAtcacggggagagagaggggtttcactatTGTCAATAACAAGTATAAGCGTATAATCAAAGATATAAAGATATGCcaagaagaaagtgaaaaacaaaTGGTTTCAAGGCAGAAGTAAAGCCTCCGAGGCAGAAACAAAAGTAAGCGTTATAATATAATATGCAACATATCCTTTTTACAGCATACTCTAAAACCTCATAAAACAAAGTGAATgatccaaaataaccttatcactaatttgaaagtcaaaatataataaatctCCACCTTAACTTTTAATCTCCGGAAGAGCATTTTACCTAATGCCACAAGACCTCTCTTCCTCACCATCAAGAGTGACCACACAAGGCCACCCGCCAAACAGCATAATCGACAGTGCATATCCCTAAGCCTACGCTACCGTACTCGATGTAGGAAACAAGGGATGAATCGCTATCAACACCGCTAAGCAACTCAAATGGTGAGAACACCAACCAAGTCCAAACAATGCTTGAACTTGGTCAAAGGAATTGGTTTGGTCAACATATCGGTCGGATTATCAACTGTAGGTATTTTCTTCATTGTAACTGTACCCTTAGCAACCTCATCATACACAAAATGATAACGAATATTGATGTGTCTCATTCTCTGTGGTACATCGCGTTCTTGCAGATGACACAAGAAGTTCGTTCATCTGGTTGTTTAAAGCTTAGCTTGATTGCATGTTTGAGAACGCTTCTCAAGCTATTATTATTGACCAGTGTAAAGCAAAGCAAAATGCAATTTATGAAGTATTTCCATTTGCTCGTCATCGCCTTTGTTTATGGCATATAATGCAAAAGTTGCTGCAAAAATTAGGGGGTTGTCATCTTCAATATAAGGGTAAAAACGGGTGAAAGGAGCTGATTGATGCACATGGACTCTGTCAAAATGAGTCGCTTTGAACTTTGTACGAGGAACGGGAAAAATGGGTGCTAGCATAtgtgaaaaatacttttttgcaGGCATGTCAACTACTCAAAGAAGTGAGGGTATGAATGCTTTTTTCGATGGATATATACATAGACAAACATGTTTGAGTGATTTTGTCTCCAATTATGAGCTTGCACTCGAAGACAAGTATAAAAAAGAAGCCCGTGCTAATTTCGACTCTAGACAATTGGAACCTTGGTTGAAAACCAAGTGTTATTATGAGAAGCAACTCTCATCCATTTATATCCTTAGCATAtttaaaaaacttcaaattgaagTTGAGATGATGTTACAGTGCTTTAATATAACTCAAGTGCATACAGATGGAGTAGCATCAACTTTCGGAGTAAAAGAGCGTCAAGGCGATCATAATAATGGTAAATCCAAAGTTGTTGAATTTGAGGTTTTGCAATGTAGCACGGGAATTGAAGTTCACTGCATCTATGGGATGTTTACTTTCAAGGGTTATCTTTGTAGACATGCACTATGTGTTATTCATCACGTTGGAGTAAATCGGATACCGAGTAATTACATATTGTCTCGATTGAGAAAGGGTTTCAAGCGTTCTTACCTTTTAAACTCCATATCTAACGCCATCAATTTTGATGATCCAAATGAATGGTATGATCATTTATTTAATCATACTATCCATATTGCACAAGAAGGTTCAAAATCTATAGatcatttcaaatttgttttGCAAGTATTGGAGGAAGCAAACAAAAAGATTCAGATTGCAGATCTTGATCGGACTAAAGAGCACCTAATCAATTTCTATCGGCATGTTACTCGAAGCATCCAGATAAAGGATCCAATCCAAGGAAAGAGACTTATTCATCCAAGAGAAAATCATCTCAAGAATCCAATTGAGAAACCCAAACGAAAAGCATCTACAAAGGAAGATTTATCTTTTTCACACGAAAGAGCGTTAGAATATtctaacgtaaccaagtccatgaattcaaaatcttttatttgtagaaataaaataattctcctgctattttatttaggtgtctaatcgaCCTACGGTAAACAGATTAGTGGTGGCTCAAAAGTTAGATAGTTGGCATGTTGAGGCATAAACCCTAACTTGCAAGTTGGTATGGATTTGGGAGACTCCAAGCTAGgttaattgaataattagctTAGAAACCCATTAgcttgaaattgaattttaggtcacgacactAACCCACTCTGCCCTTTGTGCCAACAAGCCCTTGAATAGGTTGAACATCTCCTCACTTTGTGATGGTCTAATTCAAGAATCAGCATTAGCATCTCTTCGTGGTCCATAaccaaaattaataaatggttTCTTGAAGTTGTGAGTGAGAAAATTGACTCTATATTCAAAAGAAACGATAGCGGGTCTCCTCTGGCTTGCGTGGAAGGCTCGAAATTCCTTTATGTTTCGGGCTCGCAATCCTTTCCCGAAATGCATTGTACACGATGCCCTCGCAATGAACAGGGACTTCGTAGTATGGGCGACAATAGTAGAAATCAGTAAAAGAGGAGTTTTATTACCTGATCTGTGCGAGCCGCAGTACAAGAACACTTTGAAGCTTAATGTTGATGATTCTTGGGCATAAAGGCGGCTATTGCTGGATTATATTGTAATTCTCATGGGGTTGTTGTTGCTGGCTTCACGATGAGGATGAGAACAACGTCGGTCTTGGAGGAGGAAGACTTAGCCATGCGTGAGGCTTTGAAGCTTTTGTCGGGGAACTCCCAACTTAGGGCACGCACAACAacacttttgctctagaaattagtttttagctagaagttgatttttctacttcgcTTATGCTGCGTAAgtcgatttttctacttctacaaAGAGGCATTTTTTTGTACCTTTTTAAgtagctccaaaactatttttggagcaaaaaagtcctagaaatacaaaaatgaagttgcataatcaaacggatttctgctacGGAAATTGTGTAagcaaacggatttctgctccggatctagagcagaaatccgtttggtaaagtaatttatgaagtagaaatctgtttggttacgcaacattacatttctacttctgaagcaaatttCTACTTGTAAGTTGTTTTTGAGCCAATtctagaagttaaaaaaagttacttttcttttagaagtagaaatctctcaacatcaatatctcaTTCACTTCGGCTATGAAGACCTAAATTTTCGCCGGTTGGATTATTAAGTGGAACAGATAAATCAGGCAAGGATTAGTGGTGATTATGACTTGGGATTAGTGGTGGTTATTATTTTATTGACGTCAATGTTAGTATATCAAATAGCTTCGCTTGTGCGAAAGTTTGTTCGCAAATTAGACCATGAAGCCCCAAGAATCGACCAGCCCTCTTCACCGCCTCAAGACCCCTATATAAGggagctctttctctctcctccctcacttttctctcttttctctcttgtgGACAGCCCAAGaactctctcattctctctcttccttctcaaTTTTCTCTTGCCCAAAGCCCTCTCTCGTCCTCTTTCAAGCGCCGGTGACACCTCGGCTTGTTGATAGCGAACTTTTGAGTCTTCAACCTCCAATGACAGCCCTTAATGCTGCGGATATCCCTCTCGCTTGCCTTGGATCCACACGGCACACCGAAGGAAGAAAGGATGGTTTGGACTCGTTCGGATGGCTAATCGAGCTCCGTTTTCTTTATGCATGATCCTAAGGCAAGTACACATCTAACCTTACCTTTAGATGGCTCAATTAACGTTCATatcatcaattttgaaaatggataTGATGGAGGAAAATCGGCTTGTATGTCGGAGAAGATGGGCCTAAATGGACGATCCGTCGCTTGATCTAGCATCCTTACATCTTGGCTAAGCTAATTTCATGGTTTAATCGCTTTGTTTGCTGTTAATTTGAGGTGAATTGAAATTAGTCAACGAGTGGGTGTTTAGACGTGAAACAAGGGAGGAAGAAATGGTCAGAGCTTGTTCTAATGACAATTTGAGTTCCATCTCCTTGAGCGTAGAACCGGAGGCAAGTAGAACCTCTAACCCTTTCCACTAGATTAATAATTTGCTCATCGATTGGGTGCGGTGACGCCTTTTATTTTTGGGTATGCCGGGTGAAGTTTGGTTTGTATGACGATGGAATCTGCTTTGCATGTGGGTTCCGCTTGCTAAATTATGATCGCATGGCTTTGGGTAGTCAAGATCTATGTGCTGGTCATCTTGTTTGTCGTTGAGTCGGTATAAATTTGGGTGGTTTATTTGTGAGTGTTTGGCTTGACGCCGTAGGTTGCTTGTAGCGTGCTTGGTGTCGTGGGTGTGGTTGCATGTTGTAGTTTTGGCTTAATCATGTGACAAATAGAT contains:
- the LOC125316489 gene encoding crocetin glucosyltransferase, chloroplastic-like — protein: MILTHRNVQVIMNFLNHSPPPAAAAKAPPHFLLVTFPAQGHINPALQFAKRLLREGAEVTFATSVYACRRMSKGQPHLEGLHFAAISDGYDDGFKQGDDVAHFISELKCRGSKKVKDLIVSSVDEGRPYACLVCSLLIPWAAEAAREFHVPSALLWIQPATVLDIYYFYFHGYGEFIKDNCLHPSCSFELPGLPYKLSSRDLPSFLVPNSSDAYAFALPIFKDQFDALNQENNPRILVNTFDSLEPEALRAIDRYNVVGIGPLIPSAFLDGIDPSDTSFGGDLFPKSKDCTEWLDSKAPASVVYVSFGSISVLSKGQVEELSCALLDCGRPFLWVVRAEQNGEKEKGEDRLSRMRELEEKGMIVPWCSQLEMLSHPSLGCFVTHCGWNSTLESLVLGIPTVAFPQWTDQGTNAKLVEDVWQTGVRVRPNEERLVEAAEIRRCMETVMGDGERRKEVRRNAAKWKESAREAAREGGSSDTNLKAFIEEVGRGCRC